A genomic segment from Sparus aurata chromosome 20, fSpaAur1.1, whole genome shotgun sequence encodes:
- the ddit4 gene encoding DNA damage-inducible transcript 4 protein gives MPALSPASADLASLPPSPVDSSPRRLSWGKLVQRLTDFSTSPSSSSIESGSNNGSRSDLSDSGSDVFSDLSPSNDDLFYDPMEETILKEVVDLIARSLREAKDSDCALRCTKLLIPEKLLEHIGQELLHLAASEPCGLRGALIDLCVEQGAACESMGELSVDPYLVPTFQLTLVLRLESGGLWPKIQGLFSTKSPSTPVVRQAIKLSTGFRVIKKKLYCSEELLIEEC, from the exons ATGCCAGCTCTATCTCCCGCATCCGCTGATCTCGCCAGCTTACCCCCCTCACCAGTGGACAGCAGTCCGAGGAGGCTGTCCTGGGGCAAACTGGTGCAAAGATTGACTGATTTCAGCACatctcccagcagcagcagcattgaGTCCGGGTCTAACAATGGCAGCAGGAGTGATCTCTCAGACTCAG GGTCAGATGTCTTCAGTGACCTGTCTCCCTCTAATGATGACCTGTTTTACGATCCAATGGAGGAGACCATCCTCAAAGAAGTAGTGGACCTTATCGCACGAAGCCTGAGGGAAGCCAAAGACTCAGACTGCGCCTTACGATGCACAAAGCTACTAATTCCAGAGAAACTCCTGGAGCACATCGGACAGGAGCTCCTTCACCTGGCAGCTAGCGAGCCCTGTGGTTTGAGAGGGGCTCTCATTGACCTCTGTGTGGAGCAAGGGGCCGCCTGCGAGAGCATGGGAGAGCTATCTGTGGACCCCTACCTTGTCCCCACCTTTCAGCTGACTCTGGTGCTGAGGCTGGAGTCTGGAGGGCTGTGGCCTAAAATCCAAGGACTTTTTAGCACAAAGTCTCCTTCCACTCCTGTAGTGAGACAAGCTATTAAACTTAGCACTGGTTTCCGCGTCATCAAGAAGAAACTGTATTGTTCTGAAGAACTCCTCATCGAGGAATGTTAA
- the dnajb12b gene encoding dnaJ homolog subfamily B member 12b, producing the protein MEVNRDEAERCIDIATAALTNNQPDKAQRFLEKAQRLFPTEKAKVLLELIAKNGFTPRQGGHSDFSGASGPRQRQTNHEDARPEGKPSEASKSYTADQLEAVKRIKQCKDFYEILGVQADASEDELKRSYRKLALKFHPDKNHAPGATEAFKAIGNAYAVLSNANKRRQYDQCGEERRHPSTHGPDNGNFEPDISPEDLFNMFFGGGYPTSNANVYTNGRMRYPRRERRERQRDGGLALFVQVMPILILVIVSALSQIMVNSPTYSLSFRPSAGYTQKRLTENLKVPYYVGEHFSKEVNGVNLKNLERTVEDDYISNLRNNCWKEKQQKEGMLYRARYFGDNDLYQRAQRARTPSCAKLSEITASLHG; encoded by the exons ATGGAAGTAAACAGGGACGAAGCGGAGCGCTGCATTGACATCGCGACCGCGGCGCTAACCAACAACCAGCCGGACAAGGCGCAGCGGTTCCTGGAGAAGGCGCAGAGACTCTTCCCGACAGAGAAAGCGAAGG TACTGCTGGAGCTAATAGCAAAGAATGGATTCACACCCAGGCAAGGCGGCCACTCAGACTTCAGTGGGGCGTCGGGGCCTCGGCAGCGGCAGACCAACCACGAGGACGCCAGACCTGAAGGAAAGCCCTCAGAGGCCTCGAAATCCTATACGGCAGATCAGCTGGAGGCTGTGAAGAG GATAAAACAATGTAAAGACTTCTATGAAATTCTCGGGGTCCAGGCGGACGCCTCCGAGGACGAACTCAAAAGATCGTATAGAAAACTCGCGCTGAAGTTCCACCCAGACAAGAACCATGCTCCTGGTGCTACGGAGGCTTTTAAAG CTATTGGGAATGCATATGCTGTTCTGAGTAACGCTAACAAAAGAAGACAGTACGATcagtgtggagaggagaggaggcatcCGTCCACACACGGCCCAGACAACGGAAACTTCGAGCCAGACATTTCACCCGAGGACCTCTTTAATATGTTCTTTGGAGGAGGCTACCCCACAA GCAACGCTAATGTCTACACTAACGGGCGGATGCGTTACCCGAGGCGAGAGAGGAGGGAGCGCCAGCGAGAT GGAGGACTCGCTCTGTTCGTGCAGGTCATGCCTATCCTCATCCTGGTTATCGTGTCCGCCCTCAGTCAGATCATGGTCAACAGCCCCACCTACAGCCTCAGCTTCAGGCC GTCAGCAGGTTACACGCAGAAGAGGCTCACTGAGAACCTGAAGGTGCCGTACTACGTGGGGGAGCATTTCTCCAAGGAGGTCAACGGAGTGAATCTGAAGAATTTGGAGCGGACGGTGGAGGACGATTATATTTCCAACCTCCGCAACAACTGCTGGAAGGAGAAACAACAAA AGGAAGGCATGCTTTACAGAGCCCGCTATTTTGGAGACAACGATCTGTACCAGAGAGCGCAGAGGGCTCGCACGCCCAGCTGCGCCAAGCTGTCCGAGATCACGGCTTCATTACACGGTTGA
- the scd gene encoding acyl-CoA desaturase yields MTEAEALEKKQRKSNNQNGDVLPEATREDVFDHTYKEKAGPKPGTIIVWKNVILMTVLHIGALYAVSLIPSASPLTLLWSVLCFLISALGVTAGAHRLWSHRSYKASLPLRIFLGVANSMAFQNDIFEWARDHRVHHKYSETDADPHNAVRGFFFAHIGWLLVRKHPDVIEKGRKLELTDLLSDKVVMFQRKYYKPSVLLMCFFVPMSVPWYLWGESLWVAYFVPALLRYTLVLNATWLVNSAAHMWGNRPYDKNINPRENKFVTFSAIGEGFHNYHHSFPYDYATSEFGCKMNLTTCFIDLMCYLGLAKDRKRVSHEMVLARIQRTGDGSHRSG; encoded by the exons ATGACGGAGGCGGAGGCGTTGGAGAAGAAGCAGCGCAAGTCCAATAACCAAAATGGGGATGTTCTTCCAGAGGCCACCAGAGAAGACGTGTTTGATCACACATACAAAGAGAAAGCGGGCCCAAAACCTGGCACGATAATCGTCTGGAAGAATGTCATATTGATGACTGTATTACATATAGGTGCCCTGTACGCCGTCTCCCTCATCCCTTCCGCATCTCCTTTGACCTTGCTTTGGT CCGTACTTTGTTTTTTGATAAGTGCTTTAGGAGTCACTGCCGGAGCTCATCGTCTGTGGAGTCACAGATCCTACAAGGCCTCATTACCTCTAAGGATCTTTCTTGGTGTTGCTAACTCCATGGCATTTCAG AATGATATCTTTGAATGGGCCCGAGACCACAGGGTTCACCACAAATATTCAGAGACAGATGCTGACCCTCACAACGCCGTGCGGGGCTTCTTCTTTGCTCACATCGGCTGGCTGCTGGTGCgcaaacaccccgacgtcatcgaGAAAGGACGCAAGCTGGAACTCACTGACCTGCTATCTGACAAAGTTGTAATGTTTCAAAGGAA GTATTACAAGCCGTCTGTGCTGCTCATGTGCTTCTTCGTCCCCATGTCTGTGCCTTGGTACCTGTGGGGGGAGTCCCTGTGGGTGGCCTACTTCGTCCCGGCTCTGCTGAGGTACACCTTGGTGTTGAACGCCACCTGGCTGGTGAACAGCGCGGCTCACATGTGGGGAAACCGACCCTATGACAAGAACATCAACCCGCGGGAGAACAAGTTTGTCACGTTCAGCGCCATAG GTGAGGGATTCCACAATTATCACCACTCTTTCCCCTATGACTATGCTACCAGCGAGTTTGGCTGCAAGATGAACCTTACCACTTGCTTCATCGACCTGATGTGCTACCTGGGCCTGGCCAAGGACCGCAAGAGAGTGTCCCACGAGATGGTCCTGGCCCGGATACAGCGCACCGGAGACGGAAGCCACCGGAGTGGCTAA